CTGGGTCCCCAGGAGCTGAAATACGCGGGCAACCCGGGAAAGGCAGAGGGATCATCGTAGAAATAGCCCCAGTCGAGGCTCATACCCGGGCTCATCGCCGCGATCTTTTCCGCATCCCGGGTCCGCACAACCACCGTGGGTATTGGCAGGGAATCATGGCTGCTGCCGAACTGGGAAGGCCAGCGGTTCGGATTCCACGAGTCCTGCCACATAATGACGGCTTCGGCACCCGCGGCAGCCAGGTAGCTTACCGCGGCCAGGGGCCTGCAGGTGTAGGAGCCGCGCTTGAGCAAAACCGCCTGCCCCTCGTACGAGGTACCCTCGGGCACCGGCTGACAATTCGCGACACCGGCGTCGACGATCGGCAGGGTACCGGTGCCGGGAACCGACGGCCCCTTGTACATGATACGAAACGGGATCTTCTCGCCGTTGGTCAGTTTGAACGCCAGCTCATCCCGCTCGGAATTGTAGGCAGCTGCCACGGCAATGGCGCGTTTGGCAATGGAGGGACTTCCGGGCAGGAACGGACCCGCCAGCGTGTTGCCGATGGCAACCACCGGCACGCTGCCACGCTTCACCATGTTGTCGACAGCGCGGGACAGCAAACCATTCTGGATCACTTCTATGCGGTTACTGCCCCAGCTCATGTTGACCACATCACAGTGGTCTTCTACCGCCTGCTCCATCGCCGCAATCAAAACATCTTCGGTTGCGATACGATTCCTGGTGCCGAATACGCGGTAGACACGCAGTTTTGCATCCGGGGCCACCCCCATCATGATGTCGTCTTCGCCGGCGGCGATCCCCGCCACATGGGTGCCGTGCATCGCCGCGGTACCGTAACGATCGTCATAGGGATCGGCATCATCATCGGCAAAGTCATAACCGCCAATCACCTTGCTGTTGGGGAATCCCGGTCCGCCGAGTGCGGGGTGATCGTAATCGATACCACTGTCGATAATGCCAATCACCACACCTTTACCGGTAATTCCGGCTTTATGCGCTTCGGGCACACCCGTCAGATGGGTCACCGTGACGTCTTCCCGCGTCGTGCCGTTGGGTGCGCTCGCCGGCACCGGGGCCGTGTCACTCATCACCTGATAGACCGGATGCGTCGAGGTGACAATATCCAGTGCTTCGAGAGCCGCCAGGTCCCCGGCGGCAATTTCGATGGACATGCCGTTAAACAGCACCTCGAAGTCCCGCCGCTCTTTGAATGCAATCCCGGCAGCCCTGGCCTGCGCGCGGAAGGTGTCTTGCTCCTGCTTGAGTTTGCGACGATAAGCGGCTTCGCGGTTGGCATTAACACCGGCTTCCGCCAGTGATTTGCTGGAAAGCTCGACAAAGCGAATCAAACGACCATCGCTCGTTGCCGGCGCTTCCGCCTCGGGCGAAGGTTCGAGATCCAGCACAGGATCATCGGCAAACGCGCCCTGCACCGACAACAGCCCCCCCGAGAAAAACAGTGCAGCCGTCAGCAGCCAGCGGCGACTGCTCTCGGCCAAATAGTGATTATTCATCCGGATAGCTCCTCTGAAAAAGTCCGCAAGCGACTGCCGGGCGTGTAAAAGCGGCCGTCAACCTGCCAGTCAGACATGCTAGAAGAGCGCATCAAAATCCATCTATAGGGGAATCCCCGATATTCACAGCGAGCCACCGCGACCGGAAAAACACATCACACCCACAATGCGAACTTTGTCACGCACCCAAACCTTTGAGCGACTCCTGCACAAGGGAGGGTTAACGGGGTAATGCAGAAAAGCGCGCTGGCAACGCGCACTCACGAGGTCCGATAAAAGAGTGTTTTATAACGGCGGGAAGGCAGCAAAGCCGCTCCGCGAAGAGCGCTGTGGCGGAGGCGGGAAAGTGGCCGCCGGCGCGGCGGCCACTGGTAGTATTAATTCAAAGCGCGAAAGCGTACGGCGATACCGCCACTCGGTGCCAACCGTACTTTCAGGCTATCTCCCCGATCCACGGTTTTCTTCTCGATCACCATCGCGTAGGGATTGGTTTTCCAGTCCGCCTCGGCGCCGTCGCGGTAAATCTGCGCTTCATAGCGCTTGCCCTTGGCCAGGAAGTCCAGCGGCAGGTCGAGCGTGCGCGCATTTTCGTCGGTCAGCGCACCGAGATACCAGTCATCAGCGCCGCGCTGCTGGCGGGCAAAGGCGACATAGTCCCCGACTTCGCCGGCGATGGCCCGGCTCTGCTCCCAGTCGGTGGGCACGTCGCGGATAAACTGGAACGCGTCCGGGCGCGCCGCGTAGTTTTTCGGCAGGTCGGCGGCCATCTGGATCGGGCTGTAGAGCACCACGTAGAGTGCCAGCTGTTTGGCCAGCGTGGTCTGTGGGCGGTTCTCGCCGTCGAGGCCATTGAAACCCAGATCGAAGATACCCGGAGTGAAATCCATCGGGCCGGACAGCATGCGCGTGAACGGCAGCATCGCGGTATGTTCCGGCGGATTGGGCGGCGAGCCCCAGGCGTTGTACTCCTGGCCGCGGGCACCCTCGCGAGACAGCCAGTTGGGATAGGTGCGGCGCAGGCCGGTGTCCTTGATCGGCTCGTGGGTGTCGATGCTGATATGGCGCTTGGCCGCCTCGGTGACACTGCGCAGGTACTCGCCCACCATAAACTGGCCGTCGTGCCACTCGTGGCGGGCGATGCCGTTCTCGTCGATACGCTTAATGGTACCGCCGTCGGCCACGTAGCCGGTCTTGACCTGGGTCACGCCCATTTTCTGGTACAGATCGTAGGCCGCATCCATCTGCCGGTCATAGTTGGTGACGCTGCCGGCGGTCTCGTGGTGGCCGATCAGGCGCACGCCCTTTTTGCGGCCATAGTCGGTCACGGCCTGCAGGTCGAAATCCGGGTAGGCCTGGGTGAAGCTGAAAACGTCGCCGTTGTGGAACCAGTCGCCGTCCCAGCCTTTATTCCAGCCTTCCACCAGCACACCGTCGAAACCGTTATTCGCGGCGAAATCCATATAGCGCTCGGTCTCGGCGGTGGTAGCACCGTGCTTGGGACCGGAACCCCAGGTCTTCTCGCCCAGGTGCATGGCCCACCAGATACCTACATATTTACCCGGCTTGACCCAGGACACATCACCGAGCTTGTTGGGCTCGTTCAGGTTCAGGATCAGGTCCGAGTTCAGCAGGCCCACCGCGTCGGCGGAAATCTGCAGCGTGCGCCACGGTGTCTTGAACGGTGCGGCGGTCTTGACCAGGGTGCCGTCGGACCAGGGCACCAGCGCCGCCTTGAATACGCCCGGGCGGCGCTGGTCGAGCGTCATGGAGGCGTAGTCCACCAGTGCCGCTTCGTGGATGCTGACGTGGGTGCCGGTGGGCAGCTCGAAGGTGAACGGCGTCTGCGCGCGATCGACCGTGTGCAGCGGCGTGGTGCGGTAGGGATATTCGTAGCGGTTCCAGCCGCGCGCGGGGATCCACCAGGCGGTGGACTCGCCGCTGTCGGCAATGCGGAACTCGGTCAGCTCATCGGTGATCTCGGCGCGCTCGCGGCCGGCCTGCTTGGGCACTTCATAGCGAAAGCCGAGGCCATCGTCAAACAGGCGGAAGCGTACGGTAAAGCGCCCGGCGGAGCCATCGGCGCGGGCGAAATCAACACTCAGCTCGCGGTGGTTGTCGCGCACGACGCGGCGCTCGCCCCAGGGCTGTTCCCAGGTGCCATCGGCGCTGTCGCGATGGCTGCCGGCGATGACCAGGCCATCCTCGAACGGCTTGCCGGTCTTGAACACCATGCCCAGCTGCGACGGTGTCACCACCGTATGGCCGCGGAACTGCACGCTGTAGTGCGCCGCGCCGCCGTCGTCGCTGACCTGCAGCTGCAGTTCGCCGTTCGGTGAACTGGCCTTTAGCGTCTCGGCCTGCGCCGACGCGCCGGCGCCGAACACCAGCAGGGCGGCCGCGCTGGTTAAAAGTTGCCTGAAGTCGATTCTCATTATTTTCAACCCCGTTACTTGCTTGAGGAAATCATTCTCCCTGTATACCACGTACACCGCGCCCACGGCCTCCGCCCCACACTACGCCCCCGCGCCCTGCCCCAACCTCTGCAGCCCCGGCCCGATTCGCTACAATGGCCGCCCATTTCGCCAGCGCCGGGAGGCCCCATGACCATCAAAGCCATTCTCTTCGATCACGACGGCACCCTGGTGGATTCCGAGCCGGCCCACTTCAGTATCTGGCAGAAGGTCTTGGCCCCCTATGGGGTGGACCTGAGCGAGGCGATTTATCGAGAGTACTGCGCCGGGCTGCCGGCGCCGGACAACGCGCGCGACCTGATCAGCCGCTACGCCATTGAGGCACAACCGGAGCAGCTGGTACGCGACAAAATTGCGGCAACCCGCCGTTTCCTGGAGAGCGCCGCCTTTCCGCTGATGCCGGGGGCACTTGAGGTGGTGCAACACTGCCACAGCCTGGGCCTGCGCCTGGCAATTGTCACCGGCTCCGGGCGCGCGGTGGTGGAAGCTACTGCGCGCAGTCACGGCTGGCAGCCGTTGTTCGAAACGCTGATATCGGCCGACGATGTCGCGCGCAACAAGCCGCACCCGGATGGCTACCAGCTGGCGCTGCAGCGCCTGGGGCTGGAACCCGGGCACTGCATCGCCATCGAAGACACCGAACACGGCCTGGCAGCCGCCGATGCCGCCGGCGTCCCGTGCCTGGCGGTGCCCAACGAGATGTCGCGAGAGCACGATTTCTCCCGCGCGACCGGCCGCTTCGACAGCCTCGCCGATGCGGCCCACTGGGTGGCGGCGCGCCGCGGCTGACAACGCGGTGGCTCAGAGCGCTGCCGCCAGGCGAGCAGCGCCCGGTCAATTTGCCCAAATGCGGACCGGGTAGCTGGTCGTCGCCGCCCGGATTCCGCATAATTGCCTGCTCTCAATCGCCCCTGTCAAAACATAGAAAAATGGCCTGCTGTAATGTGGTTTAAGAATCTGCGCGTTTACCGCCTCACCAAGGAATTCGCCCTCACTGCCGAAAAATTGAACGAACTGCTGGAGCCCGATACGTTCGTGCCCTGCGGCAGCCAGGATGCGGCCCGTTACGGCTGGGTGCCGCCGCTCGGCCGCCACGGCAGCGAGCTGGTGCACACCGCCAACGGCTACCTGATGGTCTGCGCCAAGAAGCAGGAGAAGGTGATCCCCGCGGCGGTAGTCAACGAGAAGGTCGAGGAAATGGCGCTGGCCCTTTCCGAGAAGGAAGCCCGCCAGGTGGGCCGCAAGGAACGCCAGAACCTGAAGGATGAAGTGCTGCTGGAGATGCGCCCCAAGGCCTTCGCCCGCTCGCGCCTGCAGTACGCCTACATCGCGCCGAAAGACGGCTGGGTGGTGGTGGACGCTTCCTCGGCCTCCGCTGCCGAGGAGCTGCTGGAAAACCTGCGCGAAGCCATAAGTAGCCTGGCGGTGGTGCCGCTGGCGGCCAAGAACCTGCCCCAGCAGACCATGACCCACTGGCTCACCGCGCCGGAAGCGCCGGCGCAATTCGAATTCGGCCACGAGTGCGAACTGCGCGACCCCAAAGACAGCGGCAGCGTGATCCGCTGCAAGAATCAGGACCTGTGCGCCGAGGAGATCCACAACCACCTGGTCGCCGGCCTGCAGGTGCACAAACTGGGGCTGGTGTGGCGCGGCGGCATCGAGTTTGTTGTCGACGACCAGCTGTCGCTGAAGCGCATCAAGTTCGGCGACGAACTGATCGAGAAGGCGGACAGCGCCGATAGCGAAAACTTCGCCCAGCGCTTTGACGCGGACTTTGCCGTCATGACCCTGGAGCTCTCCGCCCTGCTCAGCGACCTGCTGGCCGCATTCGGCGGCGCCAATACCGAGTCTGCCAGTGTCGAGGAAATCGTCGCGCGCGCCTCCCGCGCCGAGGCGGAACAGGTGGCCGGCGAAGTCGACGAAGTGGTGTTCTGATGCCCGGGGCATTGCGGTGAGAATCGACAACCTGATCGAGCACCCGCACGCGGTGGCGGAGCTGGCACGCTGGCATTTCGATGAGTGGTGCCACCTGTACCCGGAACAGGGCCTCGACGACTTCACCGAGGATTTGCAGCGCTCGCTGCAGGGCGGGCCGCTGCCGGCCACCTGGGTACTGGTCGACAACGGCCGGATCTGGGGTTCCGCCTCGGTGCTCGAGCGGGATATGGTCACCAACCTGCACCTGCGGCCCTGGCTCGCCAGTGTCTATGTGCACCCGCAACAGCGCGGCCGCGGGGGCGGCCGGGCACTGGTATCCGCGGTCACAGCAGCCTGCCGCGAACGCGGACTGACCGAACTCTACCTGTTCACCCCCGGACAGGAGCAGTTCTACCAGTCGCTGGGCTGGACACTGCTGAAGCGGGAGACCTACCGCGGCGAGGAAGTGGCGATCATGAACCAGCGCCTGCAGGACTGACCCGGCAACTGCTAAGCTCTCAGGGAAGGCGTCGCCGGAATCCACCGAGCGCGCGCCCTGATAGTGACGGGAGCCCGATCCATGCGCCTGGCTGTTCCTCTCCTGCTCTCCCTGCTGCTGGCTGCCTGCGCGAGCGCGCCCCGGCCGGGCAGCGGCCACGCCGAAACCAACTGGAGTCAGTACCGCACCTTCGGTTTCGTCCCCAAACCGACCGGCAGCGCCGGCGCCAACCGGGTACAGGCGGCGCTGCGCGCCCAGGTCAGCAGCCAGCTGCGCCGCCGCGGCCTGACCCCGAGCAGCCACCCGGACCTGCTGGTAAGCCTGTCAGTGAAGACCCAGCGCAAGTCGAGGACACAGGTGTCCGCCACCACCGGTTACGCCGCGGCCCGCTACCCGTTTCTCGAGGCCTATTACGAGCGCCTCGATCCCGCGCAGATCACCACCATCGACAGTTATACCGAGGGTTACCTGACCGTCGATCTGCTCGATGTCCAGCAGCGCAAGCGGGTGTGGCGTGGCAAGGCCCAGGGACGCCTGAGTCGCGAAAACCTGGCCCAGCCGGAAGCCACTGCCGCCAAGGCCGTGGCGCAAGCCTTCCGGCAACTGCCGCTGCGGGCGCGCTGACCCCAGGCGCCGGCGGCAGTTAGCGGGGCGGCGGAATCAGACCTTGACCTGCGGCCGGCCCGGCTCGCTCCATTGCACGTGGAATTTCTGCTGTTCCGGGTAATCGACCCGCGAGAAGGTGTGGGCGCCAAAGAAGTCCCGCTGCCCCTGCAGCAGGTTGGCGGGCAGGGATTCAGTGCGGAAGGCGTCGTAGTAGCTGAGTGCCGATGACAGCGCCGGCACCGGAATACCGTTCAGCGACGCATCGGCCACCGCCTGGCGCCAGTTGCCCTGGTGCTCGGCGATCTGCTCAATAAAGAAATCGTCCAGCAACAGGTTGGAAAGCTTGGTGTCGCGCTCGTAGGCGTCGCTGATCGACTGCAGGAATACCGCACGAATGATGCAGCCGGCGCGCCAGATACGCGCAATCTCGGCAAAGTTCAGTTGCCAGCCCTGCTCGCGCGCGGCCAGCTTCATCAGGTCAAAGCCCTGCGCGTAGACACAGATCTTGGCGCAGTAGAGGGCGTCGTGCAGGCGCGCGATCGCCTCGTCGCGGCTGGCTGCATCCACCGGCGCAACCGCCGGGCCGCTGAGTTTTTTCGCCGCGCGGCCGCGCAGCACCTTGCGGGTGGACAGCGCGCGGGCGTAGACCGCTTCGGCGATACTCGGCGCCGGGCAACCCACCTCGAGACTGCTGACCGCGGTCCACAGGCCGGTGCCCTTCTGCCCGGCGCGATCGAGGATCACATCCACCAGCGGCTTGCCGGTCTCCGCATCCTCGGTGGCCAGCACCTCGGCACTGATATTGATCAGGTAACTGTTCAGCGGGCCCTTGTTCCACTCGCGGAACACACCGGCAATCTCCGCCGGCGACATTTCCAGCGCACTGCGCATCACATGGTAGGCCTCGCAGATCATCTGCATATCGGCGTACTCGATACCGTTGTGCACCATTTTCACGAAGTGGCCGGAACCGATGGGGCCGATATAAGCCGCGCAGGGTTCGCCCTCCTTGACCGGGTTACCCGGCTCGAAGCGCTCGATCGGCTGGCCACTGGCCGGATCGACCTTGGCGGCGATCGCGTGCCAGACCGGCTCGATGCGGTTCCACGCATAGGGGTCGCCGCTCGGCATCAGCGACGGCCCGAAGCGCGCGCCCACTTCGCCACCGGAAACGGCAGTGGTAAAGAAGATCAGCTTGCCTTCGTAACGCTTGGCACGCGCCACCGAGTCGGTCCACAGGCTGTTGCCGGTATCGACGACGATGTCATCGGCCTTGAGGCCGGCATCGAGCAGTTTGTTGCAGACATCATCCACCGGCGCCCCGGCGGGCACGGAGAGAATAATCAGGTGCGGCGCCTTCACCTTGGCCAGCAACTCGGTGTAGGAGTTGCAGACCTCTACCCGCGGCGGCTGGTCGCCGCGTTCCTTTTTGTCCTGTTCCAGCAGCGCATTGAGGCGCCCCTGATCCAGGTCGAACGCGCAGACCCGGTAGCCATTGTCCGCCAGGTTCAGGATCAGGTTCTTGCCCATGACCCCGGCGCCGATAAAGCCTATGTCACAGAGTGAATCGCGCGGTGAATCTGGCATGGAGCTCTCCGAAAAATGCTGACTGCTAGTGTTGGGGGCGCGGAGTATAGCAATAGCGGCGCGGCGCCGGGAGGCAGGACGCTTACCCCGAAGGCAGGCCCGTTTCGGCATAAACATTCCAACCGCCAAAACCAGTGCAGGATATTACAATCTGCGAAAAAAACCGGATTTAATGTCAGCAGAAATCTCTTGTCCGGCCATTTACTCCACCCTGTCACCTGGGGGAAAACTCCGCTAAGCTGGCGTAAGAAAGAACCAACGGTCGCATTCGGTGCCCCCGGGTGCGATAGAGAACAATAACCATGTATAGAAGAAAACGGCCGCAATTCGCCACTATACCGGCGGCGTCACTGCTACTGCCGGCCTTCGCCGGGACGATCGGCAGCTGATTGGGAGACGGTAATGCACAGCGAGATAGAGCTGGTTCTTTTCGACCTCGGCGGCGTTCTGGTGGACCTTCGCCCGACCCCGTTCCCCGAGGAGTGGCTCCCCGATGGCCAGACATTCGACGATCTCGACTGGTTCAAGTCAGATACAGCGCAGCAATTCGAATGCGGCACCCTGACACCACAGCAGTTTGCCGTGGCGCTGCAACGGGAACTGGGCGTGAAGATTGATACCCGGGCGCTGCTGGCAGAGTTTACCCGCTGGCCAATCGGCCTTCGTAGCGGCGCACACGAGCTGCTTATCTCGCTGCGGCAGCACTGCAATCTCGCCGCACTGACCAATACCAACGCGCTGCACTGGCCGCGGCTGGTCGACGAATTCCGCCTGCCGCCGTATTTCGATGCGATGTTTGCCTCGCACCAGATGCAACTGGCCAAGCCGGATCCGCGCGCCTTTCGCCAGGTCAGTGACACCCTGGGCACAGCACCGGAACGGATTCTCTTCTTTGACGACAACGCGGCCAATATTGCCGCCGCTGCGGCACTGGGCTTGAACGGCCGCCGGGTTACGACCATCGCGCAGATTGCGAATGGATTGCGCGAATACGGTGTGCCGGTAGGCGCCTGAACTGCGCGCACACCGGACACCTACACGCAAAACAGGACGCAGAGTAACCGTGCTTATTCGCGTGCGCATCACCCGGCATCGGCAACAGCAGCGTCAGGCGCCCGCCTTCGCCAGCGCGCATCGATAACCCTACCATTGCCGGGGAAACCTCCGGATTTATCCCAACCCCGACGTTTTCCGCACGTGCGCCAAACGGAGGCTGCAATGGTCACAATCCCCGACGAACCCCACCGCGGCGCCATCGCAGACCTGCGCGCACTGCAACAGCCGGGCCTCGAAACCTTCCGCCGCTACCTGCACGGCGAATTGCCCGGCCCGCCGATCTGGCGCCTGACCGGCATGCGCCCGACCGAAGTCGGGTTGGGCAAGGCCACCTTCTCGATGCCGGTCACCCCGTGGCTGGCGGACGGCACCGGCATCTACTGGGGCGGTATCTACGCACTGTTCGCCGATTCGCCGCTGGCTTCCGCCATCTGGACCACCCTGCCCGCCGGCAAGATCCTTTCCACCTCGGAGCTGAACATGTGTTTCGTGCGGCCGCTGACCGCCACCACACGCAATATGGTCGGTCACGCGGAAACGGTGCACTCCGGCAGCCGGGTGGGGCTATCCACCATCCGGATTACCGACCAGGACGGGCGCATGCTGGCCTTCGGCAGCACTCGCTGCCTGATCGCCGACCTGCCGGTGGATCCCACTGAGGTACTGCCGGAACCGGATCTGGGGCCCCGCGAGCCGCCGGATCCCTATTTGCGCGACGCCCCGGGTGCCAACTTCTGCGACCTGAAAAAGTTCGGGGAAATGACCCCGATTGAATTACAGCGGACGACCATTACCGGCGGTCGCACGCACCCGGTGTGGCAACTAACCGGCTACCGGCCGCTGGATATCGAGAACGGATACTGCATGTCGGTAATTCCGTCTTCGCCCTGGTTCTCCAACGGCAGTTACGCAATATATGGCGGCCTGCTGGCCTGGGCGGCCGAGTTCACCATGGGCGCCGCGGTCTATTCGACACTGCCGGCCGGCGATATTTTTGCCACCCTGGATATGCATATTCGCTTTACCCGCCCCGCCCCGATCGACAGTGGCGATCTGGTCCTCAAAGGGGCCGTGCAACACCGCGGTCGGCAGCTGCGGGTCGCCTCCTGCAACATCGACAGCGCGGAGGGCAAACGCATCGCCATGGCGACCGGATCGGCGCTGGTGATCAGCGGCGGCGCGCGGGCCCTGAGTGCGGGGGAAAAACCCGAGGACATTCTGGCCAACGCCACCGCGGGCAAAGCACCCGCCCGCTAGCCCGCAGCGGGCTAGCCCGGCCCGCCCCTGGCGGCCATTCTGTGCCTGCTATGCTCATGGATGGAGCGCCCGCTGCCCGGCGCGATGACAGGGTTCTGCAGCAGGGAGTGTGCATTGTCTGCGATCGGAAACTTTCTTCTACTCTCGCTGTTCATCGCCTGCGCGCCGCTCGCTGCGGCGCAGTCGCCACTCCCGGCTTCCGGCGACGAACCGAAGCAGCAGAAGCCCGAAGCGACAGCACCATTCGCGGACCTCAAGGGCGAGCGCGAACGGGTTGAGGCCCATATTGAAGAAGCCACCACACAGCTGAACGCGGTGAAAGCGGCGCTCGATACCGCCGATGGGCAGCGCGCCGACGAAGAAAAAAACATGTTGCAGCAGCAACTGGAACTGCTGCAAACACGACTCCAGACCGGTCGCCGCCACCTCAAACTGCTCGACGATGAACAGGCCCTGCGCGATGCGCGCGAGCGGCTGCAGCAGCAATCCGCCAACTGGAGCGGTTTCGAGCAGGCGCCGCCCTACCCGAACACGCTGCTGGCGACCCTGCAGAGAAAGCTGAATTCCGAACAGGCCGCGATCAAAACGGTGCAGACCCGGTTGGCGTCACTGGAGGAAAACAAAAGCCTGACGCTCGAGGGTTTCGACAAAGCCGCAAAAGCCACACGGCAAACCCTCGAGGCACTGGAATCAGCGCCGTCACCCGAGGACCGCCAGCAAGCGCGGCGCGAGAATACGCTGGCCGGGATTGCGCTGGCGATGGCCGGGGAAAATATCGCTTACCTGCGCGCGCGCGCACAGAACCTGAAGGAGCGGCAAGCACTGCACCAGTTGCGAGCCAATTTTCTGCAACAGCAGCTGACGGAAGCCCTCGCCGATACGCAGATCAGCGCAAGCGAAGCGCGCGAGATGCAGGAAAAACTCCGGCGCGCACAGCGTGCGGCGCAAAAGGCGCTGGATACCGCCGGCGCCACCGAAACGGATCTCAGCGAGCAGTACGCCACGCTGTTCGCCCGCGTGGATCGCCAGCGGCAGCAGGGCAAAGAAGACACGCTGCTGAACCGCGCGCTGCAACTGCGCCAACAACAGCTGGAAACCTCCCGCGCCACCATCGACGACATCAACCTGCAACTCGGTTACCTGCAGGTCCGGCAGAGAGTCTGGGAGCAGCGCCTGGCACTGCAGCAGAACTGGGACTTTACCGAGGCGAAATCGCGCCTGAAGCAGGTAGATACACTGCTGAAACTGGTGCAGGACGGTATCGCCAGCCTGGAACTGGCACGCGCCGAGACGGTGAACTTCACCGTTGAGCCACGCTTCGATGAGCCCGAGCTGGCCGCCGCGCGCCACGACCTGATAGAGACAGTTGACGCCCGCAAAGCGCAGCTGGAGACCACCCTGCGCGACGGCCGCCGCCTGGCCGACACCTTGCGCCTGATGCGCATGGTGATAGAGACGCGCATTGGCGATATGGGCGCGGGGGAGTGGGCACGCGGCTGGAAAGAGATGGTCG
This region of Microbulbifer sp. SAOS-129_SWC genomic DNA includes:
- a CDS encoding HAD-IA family hydrolase; this translates as MHSEIELVLFDLGGVLVDLRPTPFPEEWLPDGQTFDDLDWFKSDTAQQFECGTLTPQQFAVALQRELGVKIDTRALLAEFTRWPIGLRSGAHELLISLRQHCNLAALTNTNALHWPRLVDEFRLPPYFDAMFASHQMQLAKPDPRAFRQVSDTLGTAPERILFFDDNAANIAAAAALGLNGRRVTTIAQIANGLREYGVPVGA
- a CDS encoding PaaI family thioesterase encodes the protein MVTIPDEPHRGAIADLRALQQPGLETFRRYLHGELPGPPIWRLTGMRPTEVGLGKATFSMPVTPWLADGTGIYWGGIYALFADSPLASAIWTTLPAGKILSTSELNMCFVRPLTATTRNMVGHAETVHSGSRVGLSTIRITDQDGRMLAFGSTRCLIADLPVDPTEVLPEPDLGPREPPDPYLRDAPGANFCDLKKFGEMTPIELQRTTITGGRTHPVWQLTGYRPLDIENGYCMSVIPSSPWFSNGSYAIYGGLLAWAAEFTMGAAVYSTLPAGDIFATLDMHIRFTRPAPIDSGDLVLKGAVQHRGRQLRVASCNIDSAEGKRIAMATGSALVISGGARALSAGEKPEDILANATAGKAPAR
- a CDS encoding mechanosensitive ion channel domain-containing protein, which translates into the protein MSAIGNFLLLSLFIACAPLAAAQSPLPASGDEPKQQKPEATAPFADLKGERERVEAHIEEATTQLNAVKAALDTADGQRADEEKNMLQQQLELLQTRLQTGRRHLKLLDDEQALRDARERLQQQSANWSGFEQAPPYPNTLLATLQRKLNSEQAAIKTVQTRLASLEENKSLTLEGFDKAAKATRQTLEALESAPSPEDRQQARRENTLAGIALAMAGENIAYLRARAQNLKERQALHQLRANFLQQQLTEALADTQISASEAREMQEKLRRAQRAAQKALDTAGATETDLSEQYATLFARVDRQRQQGKEDTLLNRALQLRQQQLETSRATIDDINLQLGYLQVRQRVWEQRLALQQNWDFTEAKSRLKQVDTLLKLVQDGIASLELARAETVNFTVEPRFDEPELAAARHDLIETVDARKAQLETTLRDGRRLADTLRLMRMVIETRIGDMGAGEWARGWKEMVVAQTRRLWSYELMSVEDTLVVDGERIVEQRPITLGKVLLAIAILVIGLIVASRLARIISRIVLPFSGGKWQSQLLVQKLLRIGLIALVVVLSLVTVKIPLTVFAFLGGAIALGLGFGAQNLINNFISGFILLSERPIRAGDRIEIEGTRGIVDSIGDRCTRIRRFDGVEILIPNSQFLERSVTNITLSDQRMRTSIRVGVTYGSATREVHALLLEIAAGHALVLDNPEPTVVFEDFGDNALIFSLFLWIDLVAQGDYRSVLTDLRHSISERFAERGIAMAFPQRDLHFDSTSPLAVRLLGQPED